In a single window of the Oryctolagus cuniculus chromosome 9, mOryCun1.1, whole genome shotgun sequence genome:
- the LOC138843676 gene encoding large ribosomal subunit protein uL5-like: protein MAQDQGEKENPMRELRIRKLCLNICVGESGDRLTRAAKVLEQLTGQTPVFSKARYTVRSFGIRRNEKIAVHCTVRGAKAEEILENGLKVREYELRKNNFSDTGNFGFGIQEHIDLGIKYDPSIGIYGLDFYVVLGRPGFSIADKKRRTGSIGAKHRISKEEAMRWFQQKYDGIILPGK from the coding sequence ATGGCGCAGGACCAAGGTGAGAAGGAGAACCCCATGCGGGAACTTCGCATCCGCAAGCTCTGCCTCAACATCTGTGTGGGCGAGAGTGGAGACAGACTGACCCGGGCGGCCAAGGTGTTGGAGCAGCTCACAGGCCAGACCCCTGTGTTTTCCAAAGCCAGGTACACTGTCAGGTCCTTCGGCATCAGGAGGAACGAGAAGATCGCCGTCCACTGCACAGTCCGCGGGGCCAAGGCAGAAGAGATCCTGGAGAACGGTCTGAAGGTGCGGGAGTATGAGTTAAGGAAAAATAACTTCTCAGATACTGGAAACTTTGGTTTTGGGATCCAGGAACACATCGATCTGGGAATCAAATATGACCCAAGCATCGGCATCTACGGCCTGGACTTCTACGTGGTGCTGGGTAGGCCAGGTTTCAGCATCGCAGACAAGAAGCGCAGGACAGGCTCCATTGGGGCCAAACACAGAATCAGCAAAGAGGAGGCCATGCGCTGGTTCCAGCAGAAGTATGATGGGATCATCCTTCCTGGCAAATAA